A window of the Dyadobacter pollutisoli genome harbors these coding sequences:
- a CDS encoding DUF1593 domain-containing protein, translating to MVIQEYFIKTARSLAILSLICFQSASFAQSAEPRRRVLILTDIENEPDDTQSMVRFLTYSNQWDIEGLIATTSIHQQKRVAVEKIKQLINTYDKVRANLLLHEKGYPETAYLLSVTKGGFPEFGMNAVGKGKDSEGSEWIIKVVDKKDDRPVWIPVWGGANCLAQALWKVKMTRSPEDVKKFAAKIRMYTISDQDDTGPWIRKNFPEVFYVGSPGYHAAGAYHYATWSGISGDKFHGRFAGANFEIVDNPWLDEHVRNHGPLGAEYPFTKFLMEGDTPSFLGLIDNGMNDPEHPEFGGWGGRYELYTPRTLKYFYEPETRPIYTDAMDEVKGVDGNFHTSNKATLWRWREAFQHDFAARMDWTIKPYKEANHPPKAALKHSNALRATGGETVTLSAEGSQDPDGDGLSYEWIYYPEPGSYAMKEPLGIKDLHAMSTSFTAPKVSQPETIHIILAVTDNGKPSLTRYQRVIVTVFP from the coding sequence ATGGTTATTCAGGAATATTTTATCAAAACGGCAAGAAGCCTGGCAATCCTTTCGCTGATTTGCTTCCAGTCGGCAAGTTTCGCGCAGTCTGCCGAGCCGCGACGCAGGGTTTTGATCTTGACGGATATTGAAAATGAGCCGGATGATACGCAGTCTATGGTCCGTTTTCTGACTTATTCCAATCAATGGGACATTGAAGGACTGATCGCTACAACTTCTATTCACCAGCAAAAACGGGTGGCGGTTGAAAAGATCAAGCAGCTGATCAATACTTATGATAAAGTCCGCGCTAACCTGCTGCTGCACGAAAAAGGATATCCCGAGACAGCATATTTACTGAGTGTGACCAAAGGTGGTTTTCCGGAATTTGGTATGAATGCAGTGGGTAAGGGAAAAGATTCGGAAGGCTCGGAGTGGATCATTAAAGTAGTTGATAAAAAAGATGACCGGCCGGTATGGATTCCGGTTTGGGGCGGAGCGAATTGCCTTGCGCAGGCGTTATGGAAAGTGAAAATGACACGCTCGCCGGAAGACGTGAAAAAGTTTGCTGCCAAAATCCGGATGTATACAATCTCGGATCAGGACGATACCGGGCCGTGGATCAGGAAGAACTTCCCGGAAGTTTTTTATGTAGGTAGTCCCGGTTACCATGCCGCAGGAGCGTATCATTATGCAACCTGGTCGGGTATTAGCGGGGACAAATTTCATGGTAGGTTTGCAGGGGCGAATTTTGAAATTGTAGATAATCCCTGGCTGGATGAGCATGTGAGAAATCACGGTCCGCTGGGTGCCGAGTACCCATTTACCAAGTTTTTGATGGAGGGTGATACCCCGTCTTTTTTAGGACTGATCGATAATGGAATGAATGATCCCGAGCACCCTGAATTCGGAGGCTGGGGTGGGAGATATGAACTCTACACGCCGCGCACGCTCAAATATTTTTACGAACCTGAAACCCGCCCGATTTATACGGATGCAATGGATGAAGTCAAAGGCGTGGACGGCAATTTCCATACGAGCAATAAGGCTACATTATGGAGATGGCGCGAGGCATTTCAGCATGATTTTGCAGCGAGAATGGATTGGACGATCAAGCCATATAAAGAGGCCAATCACCCGCCAAAAGCGGCTTTGAAGCATTCCAATGCATTGAGAGCAACTGGTGGCGAAACTGTTACATTAAGTGCGGAAGGTTCTCAGGATCCGGACGGTGACGGATTGAGTTACGAATGGATTTATTACCCCGAACCGGGCAGTTACGCCATGAAGGAACCGTTGGGTATCAAGGATTTGCATGCTATGAGTACATCTTTTACCGCTCCCAAAGTGAGCCAGCCGGAGACGATTCATATTATTTTGGCGGTAACTGATAATGGCAAACCTTCATTGACGAGGTATCAGCGGGTGATTGTAACTGTGTTTCCGTAA
- a CDS encoding D-ribose ABC transporter substrate-binding protein, with protein MRFRSTYLLVLSSALFGLAIIGCKTRQTDDEPKKMAIVVSTLNNPWFVFLAERAQAKAKELGYESKVFDSQNSTSLETDHFENAIATGYDAILFNPTDADGSIVNVKNATAAGVPVFCMDREVNANNAATSQILSDSYSGCVAIARYFVETLNKKGKYVEILGMVGDNNTWNRSKGFHSVVDFYPGLKMVAQQSADFDRNKAMEVLESILQAHPDIDAVFCGNDAMAMGAYQALSAAGKADKVRVFGFDGAEDVVKSIQDGKIMATGMQFPEVMANTAATFADEYFKGKRVFPKKMPVAVELVKKDNIENYAAYGKKE; from the coding sequence ATGAGATTCCGAAGTACATATTTATTGGTATTAAGCTCCGCTCTTTTTGGATTGGCAATAATCGGTTGCAAAACCAGACAAACCGACGATGAGCCTAAAAAGATGGCCATTGTGGTCTCTACGCTTAATAATCCGTGGTTTGTTTTTCTGGCAGAGAGAGCACAGGCCAAGGCAAAGGAACTTGGCTATGAGTCGAAAGTATTTGACTCGCAGAACAGCACCTCGTTGGAAACCGATCATTTTGAAAATGCCATTGCAACCGGCTATGATGCGATTTTATTCAATCCCACTGACGCTGACGGCTCCATTGTGAATGTGAAAAATGCCACAGCGGCTGGCGTACCAGTCTTTTGTATGGACCGAGAAGTGAATGCGAACAATGCCGCAACGTCTCAGATACTTTCGGATAGCTATTCAGGCTGCGTGGCCATCGCCCGATATTTCGTGGAAACACTCAATAAGAAAGGTAAATACGTTGAAATCCTCGGAATGGTAGGCGACAACAACACCTGGAACCGCTCCAAAGGCTTTCACAGTGTCGTTGATTTTTACCCCGGACTCAAAATGGTAGCTCAGCAAAGCGCTGATTTTGACCGTAATAAAGCCATGGAAGTGCTGGAATCAATTTTACAGGCACATCCCGACATTGACGCTGTTTTTTGCGGGAATGACGCGATGGCTATGGGCGCATACCAGGCACTATCGGCCGCTGGAAAAGCTGACAAAGTGCGCGTATTTGGTTTCGATGGCGCTGAGGATGTGGTCAAATCCATTCAGGACGGAAAGATAATGGCTACGGGAATGCAGTTTCCGGAGGTTATGGCCAATACTGCCGCTACGTTTGCAGATGAATATTTTAAAGGCAAAAGGGTTTTTCCAAAAAAAATGCCCGTAGCAGTGGAGCTTGTCAAAAAGGACAATATTGAGAATTACGCTGCATACGGCAAAAAGGAATAG
- a CDS encoding DUF2291 domain-containing protein, translating into MKKIIRYAAFFILIGIVAYNSVYFKKLDEVKAATTSFNAARYANEFWGTKLIPATRKAIETGELLSLLKTDKEKAFANHSHALGIGNIKYFLVQGEGIVESIEENQVLVKIESLHEKPEISIATEYIFGNAVRDASGAIDINEFSNSMDFNNVSAEINKLIREGVIPEFKSKVKKGDRITFSGAIELNKEHTDLKRIEVIPVSLKIVDSI; encoded by the coding sequence ATGAAGAAAATCATCCGATATGCCGCATTCTTCATTCTGATTGGGATAGTGGCTTACAATTCGGTTTATTTTAAAAAGCTGGACGAGGTAAAGGCTGCAACGACATCTTTCAATGCCGCACGGTATGCCAACGAATTTTGGGGAACCAAACTCATACCGGCTACAAGGAAAGCCATTGAAACGGGGGAATTATTGTCCCTTTTGAAAACAGACAAAGAGAAAGCATTTGCCAATCATTCGCACGCATTGGGGATTGGAAACATTAAATATTTTCTGGTTCAAGGCGAAGGGATTGTTGAATCTATCGAGGAAAATCAAGTTTTAGTAAAAATTGAGTCTCTGCACGAGAAACCTGAAATTAGTATTGCGACCGAGTACATTTTCGGCAATGCAGTCCGTGACGCATCAGGAGCGATTGACATTAATGAATTTTCCAACTCGATGGATTTCAATAATGTCTCGGCGGAAATCAATAAGCTTATCCGCGAAGGGGTCATTCCAGAATTTAAATCAAAGGTTAAAAAAGGCGACCGGATCACATTTTCGGGAGCCATTGAATTGAACAAGGAGCATACCGATCTAAAAAGGATCGAAGTGATACCGGTGAGTTTGAAAATAGTGGATAGTATTTAA
- a CDS encoding sugar ABC transporter ATP-binding protein produces the protein MLTVNKITKKFPGVIALEDVCLSIEAGKVTALIGENGAGKSTLMKILSGVYQDFEGEIIFKGEPVKFSNPRDAQQKGIAIIHQELNLIPYLTISENIFLGRELLTQYGTIDKNRMRRKTQELLDNLKLKVNPDTAVYKLKVGQQQIVEIAKALLTDAELIIMDEPTSAITGSEVEVLFGIIEDLKKAGKAIVYVSHKLDELFRIADHYVVLRDGKSIESGSMAGITQEELIHKMVGRTIAMIRKNSGDRIFPELLKASGISLKHPARPGENLLKDISFHVGKGEIVGIFGLMGAGRTELLETIFGLHAGAFSGQISMEGKLLKINSPADAIHAGLALVPEDRKKDGLVLGLNVKNNISLTTLTDLENLGTLSDLKENTLADKYIEELQIKTPTRQQKAKNLSGGNQQKIVLAKWLATKPKLLLLDEPTRGIDVHAKSEIYKLIIKLADEGLGIIVVSSELPEILAVSDRVLVMAEGTLTAEFSILEATEDAILSAAIPKSIYEKQA, from the coding sequence ATGTTGACAGTCAATAAGATAACCAAAAAATTTCCGGGAGTGATCGCGCTGGAAGATGTTTGTCTGTCCATTGAAGCCGGAAAGGTGACCGCATTGATTGGCGAGAATGGTGCCGGAAAATCTACATTGATGAAGATTCTTTCGGGCGTTTACCAGGATTTTGAAGGCGAAATCATTTTTAAAGGCGAACCTGTCAAGTTTTCAAACCCAAGAGACGCGCAGCAAAAGGGGATTGCTATTATCCATCAGGAACTGAACCTGATCCCGTATCTGACCATATCGGAAAACATATTTCTCGGTCGGGAACTGTTGACCCAATACGGTACTATCGACAAAAATCGGATGCGGCGGAAAACGCAGGAACTACTGGATAATCTGAAATTGAAAGTAAACCCGGACACAGCCGTTTACAAGCTGAAAGTAGGACAGCAACAGATCGTTGAGATCGCCAAAGCATTACTGACGGATGCAGAACTGATCATTATGGACGAGCCTACTTCCGCCATTACCGGTAGCGAGGTAGAGGTGCTTTTTGGCATTATCGAAGACTTGAAAAAGGCTGGGAAGGCGATCGTGTATGTCTCGCACAAACTCGATGAGCTGTTTCGTATCGCCGATCATTATGTGGTTTTAAGAGACGGGAAATCCATTGAATCCGGTTCCATGGCCGGGATTACGCAGGAGGAACTGATTCATAAAATGGTTGGCCGTACTATTGCCATGATTAGGAAAAATAGCGGTGACCGTATTTTTCCTGAACTTCTGAAAGCAAGTGGTATATCTCTTAAACATCCGGCCCGGCCAGGAGAAAATCTGCTGAAAGATATTTCATTTCATGTGGGCAAAGGTGAGATTGTTGGTATTTTTGGTCTAATGGGCGCCGGACGGACGGAGTTGCTGGAAACTATTTTTGGCTTGCATGCCGGAGCTTTTTCCGGTCAGATTTCAATGGAAGGTAAATTATTGAAAATCAATTCACCGGCGGACGCTATTCATGCGGGCCTGGCGCTGGTGCCTGAAGATAGAAAAAAGGACGGATTAGTACTGGGCCTGAACGTGAAAAACAACATTAGCCTGACAACGCTGACCGATCTTGAAAACCTGGGGACGTTAAGTGATTTGAAAGAGAACACATTGGCCGATAAATACATTGAAGAGCTTCAAATCAAGACCCCGACCCGTCAGCAAAAAGCAAAAAACCTGAGTGGCGGTAACCAGCAGAAGATCGTGCTCGCCAAATGGCTGGCTACTAAACCGAAGTTACTGCTGCTCGACGAGCCGACAAGGGGCATTGATGTCCATGCCAAAAGTGAAATTTATAAATTGATTATTAAACTGGCCGACGAAGGTTTGGGTATCATCGTCGTGTCCTCGGAGCTGCCCGAAATCCTTGCTGTTTCCGATCGGGTACTGGTAATGGCCGAAGGCACATTAACAGCCGAATTTTCAATACTGGAAGCAACAGAAGACGCTATTCTCAGCGCCGCAATCCCTAAATCCATTTACGAAAAACAAGCATGA
- a CDS encoding ABC transporter permease, with amino-acid sequence MNLAIYRSRLLRFQSLIALFLLCLGLSLLSDKFLSVSNLWNVMRQISVNICISTGMTLIVLTAGIDLSVGSVLALCGAITAGLLKNGIELPANNLYIGFTILGAVVAGLLTGSLLGAFNGWAITKFKVPPFVATLAMLTVARGFTMLWTQGFPISGLGDPFLFFGTGWFLAIPVPVWISGAIVLAAVFVTEKTRLGRYIYAIGGNESASRLSGINVNRVKIIVYTIAGALAAVGGIMVTSRLDSAQPNAGISFELDSIAAVVIGGTSLSGGRGSILGTVQGAIIIGVLNNGLVLLNVSPFWQQVVKGMVILLAVIIDKSSSQND; translated from the coding sequence ATGAATTTAGCCATTTACCGATCCAGACTGCTTCGTTTTCAATCATTAATAGCATTGTTTCTGCTTTGCCTGGGACTCAGTTTGCTGTCAGACAAGTTCCTGAGCGTGTCCAACCTTTGGAATGTGATGCGGCAGATCTCGGTCAATATTTGCATTTCGACAGGTATGACATTGATCGTGCTGACCGCAGGTATTGACTTGTCGGTAGGCTCAGTACTCGCACTTTGTGGGGCCATTACAGCCGGATTGCTCAAAAATGGAATCGAACTGCCGGCTAATAACCTTTACATTGGCTTCACGATTTTGGGTGCTGTGGTTGCCGGTTTACTTACGGGATCATTGCTGGGCGCATTCAATGGATGGGCGATCACGAAGTTTAAGGTACCGCCTTTCGTTGCAACGCTGGCCATGCTGACCGTCGCGCGCGGCTTTACGATGCTTTGGACCCAGGGTTTCCCGATCAGCGGGCTGGGTGACCCGTTTTTGTTTTTTGGCACCGGCTGGTTTCTGGCCATTCCGGTACCGGTCTGGATATCCGGCGCCATTGTTCTGGCTGCCGTTTTTGTCACGGAAAAAACCAGGCTCGGACGGTACATTTATGCGATCGGAGGCAATGAGAGTGCTTCCAGATTATCCGGTATTAATGTCAACAGGGTCAAAATCATTGTCTACACCATTGCCGGGGCGCTGGCCGCTGTCGGCGGCATCATGGTCACATCGCGACTGGATTCCGCACAGCCTAACGCTGGCATCAGCTTCGAGTTGGACTCGATAGCTGCGGTAGTGATCGGCGGGACTTCGCTTTCCGGCGGTCGGGGGAGCATACTGGGCACAGTTCAGGGTGCAATCATTATTGGTGTGTTAAATAACGGCCTGGTCTTACTCAATGTGTCACCATTCTGGCAGCAAGTCGTGAAAGGAATGGTCATTCTGCTGGCCGTGATTATCGATAAATCCAGTTCACAGAACGACTGA
- a CDS encoding WG repeat-containing protein, producing MLRSAVRNLAIIVLFVSCNATWGQPGSSKPWLQQYTEYHEYNGIYVVKKVAIPCKSYEAFLVDANGKKLTPAYRDIGEFSGGLAEFASFQSGQNQGRHGFINRKGEVVIPAKYIATDKFRDGKTWVIYTVGKQFGLSYLDSTGKLLYEIPIKYYKNDFLISKAAVEYLCNQDTREDVIWWRGRDMFLLNWNFSKFDEDRINKSKNIYHFNFQGKYGIIDKNMILRVPVALDDIDPTYKFSGQGLERVRYGDKYGYVSPFTGDLVVPFEYTDTRKPTAGLFWVKKNGKWGCIDKTGKVKIDFLYDEATGFTGEDRSAVAINGKFGHIDKSGKIRTPLKYDFASYYNHGISMVRLDGKYGYIDTTGKFITEPIYDDALPFDRTTTTVERSWLRYQLSMKGKESFVGFSYKLNAVFIILGVMLFIWINGLLFKRVQAARARKTAAKKK from the coding sequence ATGCTTCGATCGGCTGTGCGCAATTTAGCTATTATAGTATTGTTTGTAAGTTGTAATGCGACATGGGGACAGCCCGGATCTTCGAAACCGTGGCTACAACAATATACCGAGTACCATGAATACAATGGGATTTATGTAGTCAAAAAGGTAGCGATACCTTGTAAATCTTACGAAGCTTTCCTCGTCGACGCCAACGGCAAAAAACTCACACCGGCTTATCGTGATATTGGTGAATTCTCAGGTGGCCTCGCTGAGTTTGCTTCTTTCCAATCAGGTCAAAATCAGGGACGTCACGGATTTATCAACCGAAAAGGCGAAGTTGTTATTCCCGCAAAATATATAGCGACCGATAAATTCAGAGATGGAAAAACATGGGTTATTTATACCGTAGGCAAGCAATTTGGCCTTTCCTACCTCGACAGCACCGGCAAATTGTTGTACGAAATACCCATCAAATATTATAAAAATGATTTCCTTATTTCCAAAGCAGCCGTAGAATACCTCTGCAATCAGGATACCCGGGAAGACGTAATCTGGTGGAGAGGGAGGGACATGTTTTTGCTTAATTGGAATTTCAGTAAGTTCGACGAGGACAGGATCAACAAGTCGAAAAATATTTATCATTTCAATTTCCAGGGCAAATACGGGATTATTGACAAAAACATGATCCTGCGCGTTCCGGTAGCGCTCGACGACATTGATCCGACCTACAAATTTTCGGGACAAGGCCTTGAACGCGTGCGTTACGGAGATAAATACGGATATGTGAGCCCTTTCACCGGCGACCTCGTTGTGCCATTTGAATATACCGACACACGAAAACCTACTGCCGGTTTGTTTTGGGTCAAAAAGAATGGCAAATGGGGATGTATTGATAAAACGGGCAAGGTAAAGATTGATTTTCTTTACGACGAAGCCACAGGTTTTACTGGTGAAGATCGCTCGGCAGTAGCGATCAATGGCAAATTTGGCCACATTGACAAGTCAGGAAAAATCAGGACCCCGCTGAAATACGATTTCGCATCCTACTACAATCATGGCATTTCCATGGTCAGGCTCGACGGCAAATATGGCTACATTGACACTACCGGGAAGTTTATTACCGAACCCATTTACGACGACGCGCTGCCTTTTGACCGCACCACTACAACCGTTGAGCGCTCATGGCTCAGGTACCAGCTATCGATGAAGGGCAAGGAAAGTTTTGTAGGCTTTTCCTATAAGCTCAATGCGGTTTTTATTATTCTGGGAGTAATGCTGTTCATCTGGATCAATGGACTGTTGTTCAAGAGGGTACAGGCTGCCCGGGCACGTAAAACGGCAGCTAAAAAGAAGTGA
- a CDS encoding DUF3095 domain-containing protein: MIPESKSDQFYSRLPVNHIPLSDLLLEEHLFYHVPDNWHVIVTDIKNSTAAVQNGLHETVNLIATGSIVTVLNIAFKAGITIPFFFGGDGATFILPSSIIDLVMRGLLLYKNNTRDNFDLELRVGEVSVTDIYGEGHDLKITKLRASGTLSIPVVIGNGLNYAEKIIKGESYLLATLMAVGDELDLSGMQCRWDKIAPPENTQEVVTLLVVGTGKVKQQEAFSKVMRHLDDIYGTPEKRQPISVSKLRWKTTFNKMELEMLVRLGKINLLRVLGSWLTALTGYVYFQTSRGKSYLTHLVEMSDTLVMDGKINTVISGTEGQRLELQAVLDQLEESGEILYGLFVSGESVMSCYVRDLKDGHIHFVDGSEGGYTKAAGMLKLKLKK, from the coding sequence ATGATACCCGAATCGAAAAGCGACCAGTTTTACTCACGTCTGCCGGTAAACCATATTCCGCTCAGCGACCTGCTGCTGGAAGAACATTTGTTTTATCATGTGCCCGACAATTGGCATGTGATCGTGACTGACATTAAAAATTCAACAGCCGCGGTGCAGAATGGGTTGCATGAAACTGTAAACCTTATTGCCACTGGAAGCATTGTTACCGTCTTGAATATTGCATTCAAAGCAGGTATCACTATTCCATTTTTCTTCGGGGGCGACGGTGCTACATTTATACTGCCCTCTTCCATTATCGATCTGGTAATGAGGGGATTGTTATTATACAAAAACAACACACGTGATAATTTCGACCTGGAACTTCGCGTGGGGGAGGTTTCCGTGACTGATATATATGGAGAGGGACATGATCTGAAAATCACCAAATTAAGAGCTTCTGGCACGCTTTCGATTCCCGTTGTGATCGGCAATGGATTAAACTACGCAGAAAAAATCATTAAAGGAGAAAGTTATCTCCTGGCGACGCTAATGGCTGTCGGTGATGAGCTCGATCTCAGCGGAATGCAATGCCGGTGGGACAAAATCGCACCGCCCGAAAACACTCAGGAAGTGGTGACGCTGCTTGTGGTGGGCACCGGAAAAGTAAAACAGCAGGAGGCCTTTAGCAAAGTAATGCGGCATCTGGACGACATATATGGGACACCGGAAAAACGTCAGCCGATATCGGTTTCGAAGCTAAGATGGAAAACTACATTTAACAAAATGGAGCTCGAAATGTTGGTGAGACTGGGGAAGATCAATTTGTTGAGAGTACTCGGATCGTGGCTAACCGCCCTGACAGGCTACGTTTATTTTCAGACTTCAAGAGGAAAAAGTTATCTGACACACCTGGTGGAAATGTCCGATACACTCGTCATGGATGGCAAAATTAATACGGTGATATCGGGTACGGAGGGCCAGCGATTGGAGTTACAGGCTGTTTTGGATCAATTGGAGGAAAGCGGTGAGATTTTGTACGGGTTGTTCGTGAGCGGCGAGTCCGTCATGTCATGTTATGTGCGCGACCTGAAAGACGGTCACATTCATTTTGTTGATGGATCGGAAGGAGGTTATACCAAAGCTGCCGGTATGCTGAAACTTAAATTGAAGAAATAG